A single genomic interval of Myxocyprinus asiaticus isolate MX2 ecotype Aquarium Trade chromosome 19, UBuf_Myxa_2, whole genome shotgun sequence harbors:
- the LOC127410333 gene encoding A-kinase anchor protein 12-like isoform X1, protein MGATPSVQRDDKSPEDAPAEDISAEVNETQDGETVDCKPLQKNGQISISSLNGKTDDQSEFNGHTEENPPAEVGQTDAISQKEDNPETIEVHQEEVAPQVNGEKGDDSANADEITTTEEKVVEEKQEEANEVGFKKIFRFVGFKFTLKKDTNEKVEPVQLLTVKEAENGASDAATEENKEKPATKESKSEEEKSAETTENEKESMTEDATDKAEEPTDQPEVNAPAESEKSSDEMPEKSAEETGTTLEKEPEPEVPTESSTSPPSQETQSPFRRFFTQGIFSNLRKKTSFKKSKDEEQVKEESAEEDIKNAEVTAADAVESTEEAKVHAEKGPAETEQIEKPTETVETEADTAEITSNDTEEQKDLKIEAEATSVAETVTQTETAEAPVSETSDDAQPSDDAKPANDKSDVSEEVKTEAEILSSQEKAKAQGSPLKKLFTGAGLKKLSSKKQKSKKEAGSKQTESGEQAAEQIQQSTESTEPQKPDSGESSPDESAEHVVVEVTQAEVAQAVESEGEPATSDSEKKKDGILPWSSFKKLVTPKKRVKRPSESEDEAPGDKPKSSTLSSTESAVFDEKTDETKPSEDVPSESKEESQAESKDEPKAEKTEPVAEEPKRKIDTSVSWEALICVGSAKKRTRKTSDSDDEEPKIEEEVQQSGEEQAKTAESPLVSSGEADHENLASSPEPEEELVSTWESFKRLVTQRKKPKAEDKSDEASGPEQTTSDSEIPKEESSFSLRKLIPRRKKKSDGKQVSLDVGSAEDDSDTPAVVPLSEYDNETSAEVVVKAEEIKQEVAPVTQAQASAEDRSPSWISTTVENIEDETEGKQLCDIPEEGDTAATCKSTDNTIAEDIVKLTSEAVTALEQAETEMVSAIIHITASPVTSGETTPVSGDSVEKTDVVLQEDAETISVTTSAMDITMTETEEKNFDITTDVYQVESAIKEEKTVLVAYEKTEATAICTGLGTHEIQAVEEESLLKPSVESVTAVSQALVTGLVVEGKTEKPEMASVTEDKVHEAQVSEVQTELKEELQSPLENAVEEKPLQGVPAAEAAESKEDPIPVVTPTEEFAVVRETVCVISSTSESTDSQTAELAHEAAMEKVPLVLPTGDHKIQVKVNDVEVVTSQRFVEGNFEVTSTNVSVLVEEVCENLKEVEMIKVDQVREAEIIKKQSSVIVQEVIQHVVENLAEAHEEQSISEKASEEVSFKLEETLAASEIIEEKPSTEVVLDEKLPSDTIPEKPNTSDTLCEDGGEQTCIITQKPTVNEAILIAEKVPVSITAQSEEVATVSVTAVQQETELTKSEVELKQAEEKTVEDKEESNETTESEDGKSQVQIDLKKVPTEIQKDTTESSATQEEKCQSIDTSAHQHQVLAEQCQMVQEVQIEMARDLNVGVVNVINADDVPETNMKDDNSEGQKSVEDMPQKDLDEPEMEVSTLDMKNQGESGDADCQKTDVKNLAAKLEITTEKTANTIAVEEVVEEVGNEIGPVSTEVVTVS, encoded by the exons CCTCTTCAGAAGAATGGACAGATCTCAATCTCCAGTCTTAACGGGAAGACAGACGATCAGTCAGAATTTAACGGTCACACGGAGGAGAACCCACCGGCCGAGG TTGGCCAGACGGATGCCATCTCCCAAAAAGAAGACAACCCTGAAACAATTGAGGTGCATCAGGAAGAAGTAGCCCCTCAGGTTAATGGAGAGAAAGGAGACGACTCTGCAAATGCAGATGAAATTACAACCACAGAAGAGAAGGTAGTAGAGGAAAAACAAGAGGAGGCCAATGAGGTGGGCTTCAAGAAGATCTTCCGTTTTGTTGGATTCAAGTTCACACTGAAGAAGGATACGAATGAGAAGGTAGAGCCTGTGCAACTGCTGACAGTGAAGGAAGCAGAGAATGGTGCTTCAGATGCAGCCACtgaagaaaacaaagagaaaCCTGCAACAAAGGAATCCAAATCTGAGGAAGAGAAATCAGCAGAAACTACAGAGAATGAGAAAGAGTCCATGACTGAAGATGCAACTGATAAGGCAGAAGAACCAACAGACCAACCTGAAGTTAATGCCCCTGCAGAGTCTGAAAAAAGCAGTGATGAGATGCCAGAGAAATCTGCTGAGGAAACGGGGACAACATTGGAGAAGGAGCCAGAGCCAGAAGTGCCAACGGAATCATCCACTAGTCCACCCTCTCAAGAGACACAGAGTCCCTTTAGAAGATTTTTTACTCAGGGAATCTTTTCCAACCTGCGAAAGAAGACAAGCTTTAAGAAGTCAAAAGATGAGGAACAAGTCAAGGAAGAGTCAGCAGAGGAGGACATTAAGAATGCTGAGGTGACAGCAGCTGATGCTGTTGAGAGTACAGAAGAAGCTAAAGTACATGCAGAGAAAGGACCAGCTGAGACAGAGCAGATAGAGAAGCCAACTGAAACAGTTGAAACTGAAGCAGACACAGCTGAAATTACTTCCAATGACACAGAGGAGCAAAAAGATCTTAAAATAGAAGCTGAGGCTACAAGTGTGGCTGAAACTGTGACTCAAACTGAAACTGCTGAAGCTCCTGTTTCTGAAACTTCTGATGATGCCCAACCCAGTGATGATGCGAAACCAGCAAATGACAAGTCAGATGTTTCTGAAGAGGTGAAAACTGAAGCAGAAATCCTGTCATCTCAGGAGAAAGCCAAGGCTCAGGGAAGCCCACTTAAGAAGCTGTTTACAGGAGCAGGTCTAAAAAAGCTGTCATCAAAAAAACAGAAGAGCAAGAAAGAAGCTGGGTCAAAGCAAACAGAATCAGGTGAACAAGCTGCGGAACAGATCCAGCAATCCACTGAGTCAACAGAGCCCCAGAAACCTGACAGTGGAGAATCTTCTCCAGATGAATCTGCTGAGCATGTTGTAGTGGAGGTAACTCAAGCTGAGGTAGCTCAAGCTGTCGAGTCTGAGGGTGAGCCAGCCACTTCTGACAGTGAGAAGAAGAAGGATGGAATTTTACCTTGGTCATCTTTCAAAAAACTAGTCACTCCAAAAAAACGTGTCAAAAGGCCCTCTGAAAGCGAAGACGAGGCACCTGGTGACAAACCCAAATCTTCTACCCTGTCTTCAACTGAGAGTGCCGTCTTTGATGAGAAAACCGATGAGACTAAACCATCTGAAGATGTACCATCTGAGTCTAAAGAAGAATCACAGGCAGAATCTAAGGATGAGCCAAAAGCTGAGAAGACTGAACCAGTTGCAGAAGAGCCTAAAAGAAAAATTGATACATCTGTGTCCTGGGAAGCTCTGATTTGTGTGGGGTCAGCTAAAAAAAGGACCAGAAAGACTTCTGATTCTGATGACGAAGAACCTAAGATTGAGGAAGAAGTCCAGCAGTCTGGGGAAGAGCAGGCAAAGACTGCCGAGTCCCCTCTTGTAAGCTCTGGTGAAGCTGACCATGAGAATTTGGCATCCTCACCCGAACCAGAGGAAGAGCTTGTTTCGACTTGGGAGTCCTTTAAAAGGCTCGTAACCCAAAGAAAGAAACCCAAAGCTGAAGACAAGTCGGATGAAGCCTCAGGTCCAGAGCAGACAACTTCTGACAGTGAAATCCCCAAAGAAGAATCCTCGTTCTCTTTGAGGAAATTAATTCCACGCAGGAAGAAGAAGTCTGATGGTAAACAAGTCTCTTTGGATGTTGGCTCTGCAGAGGATGATTCTGACACTCCAGCTGTGGTGCCTCTGTCAGAATATGACAATGAAACATCTGCAGAAGTTGTAGTCAAGGCAGAGGAGATAAAGCAGGAAGTTGCACCAGTCACTCAGGCACAGGCCTCGGCTGAAGATAGATCACCATCTTGGATCTCAACCACTGTGGAAAATATCGAGGATGAGACAGAAGGAAAGCAACTGTGTGACATACCCGAAGAAGGAGACACAGCTGCCACATGTAAATCAACTGATAACACCATTGCAGAGGACATAGTTAAGCTTACATCAGAGGCTGTTACTGCCCTTGAACAGGCGGAGACAGAAATGGTTTCTGCCATTATACACATTACAGCATCACCAGTTACATCAGGGGAGACGACTCCTGTCTCAGGTGATAGTGTGGAGAAGACTGATGTGGTACTGCAGGAAGATGCGGAAACTATTTCTGTTACCACAAGTGCCATGGATATCACCATGACTGAGACAGAGGAAAAAAACTTTGATATTACCACTGATGTTTATCAGGTTGAGTCAGCCATCAAGGAAGAGAAAACAGTCTTGGTTGCATATGAGAAAACAGAGGCTACAGCCATTTGCACTGGGCTTGGCACTCATGAAATACAGGCAGTTGAAGAAGAAAGCCTCTTGAAACCTTCAGTAGAGTCTGTCACTGCTGTTAGCCAGGCACTAGTCACAGGGTTGGTTGTTGAAGGCAAAACAGAAAAGCCTGAAATGGCCAGTGTGACTGAGGATAAAGTCCATGAGGCTCAGGTGAGTGAAGTTCAGACAGAGCTCAAAGAAGAACTTCAATCGCCCTTAGAAAATGCTGTTGAGGAGAAACCCCTTCAAGGGGTGCCTGCTGCTGAAGCTGCCGAGTCCAAGGAAGATCCCATTCCTGTTGTAACACCCACTGAAGAATTTGCAGTCGTCAGAGAGACTGTCTGTGTTATAAGCTCAACATCAGAGTCTACAGATTCCCAGACAGCAGAGCTAGCACATGAAGCTGCTATGGAAAAAGTCCCCCTTGTTCTTCCCACTGGTGACCACAAAATCCAGGTTAAAGTGAATGATGTTGAGGTTGTCACTTCTCAAAGATTTGTTGAGGGAAACTTTGAAGTGACCTCAACAAATGTTAGTGTTCTGGTTGAGGAAGTTTGTGAGAATCTGAAAGAAGTTGAAATGATAAAGGTAGACCAAGTGAGAGAGGCAGAAATCATTAAAAAGCAGAGCAGTGTTATTGTGCAGGAGGTCATTCAACATGTTGTAGAGAACCTTGCTGAGGCACATGAGGAACAATCCATATCTGAGAAGGCTAGTGAGGAGGTAAGCTTTAAGCTTGAAGAGACCCTAGCAGCTTCTGAAATCATTGAGGAAAAACCTTCAACAGAAGTCGTTTTAGATGAAAAACTTCCATCAGACACAATCCCTGAGAAGCCAAATACATCTGACACTCTCTGCGAAGATGGTGGTGAACAAACTTGTATTATCACTCAAAAACCCACAGTCAATGAAGCCATTTTGATTGCGGAAAAAGTCCCAGTTTCCATCACAGCTCAGAGTGAGGAGGTTGCcacagtctctgtgacagctgtgcAGCAAGAAACAGAGCTAACAAAAAGTGAAGTCGAACTAAAGCAAGCAGAAGAGAAAACAGTAGAAGACAAAGAAGAGTCTAATGAGACCACAGAAAGTGAAGATGGAAAAAGTCAAGTTCAAATAGATCTCAAGAAAGTGCCAACAGAAATCCAAAAAGATACCACAGAGTCTTCAGCCACACAAGAGGAAAAGTGCCAGTCTATAGATACATCTGCACATCAACACCAGGTTTTGGCTGAGCAGTGTCAAATGGTCCAAGAGGTACAGATTGAGATGGCACGGGATTTAAATGTTGGTGTCGTAAACGTAATAAATGCAGATGATGTACCTGAGACAAACATGAAAGACGACAATTCAGAGGGTCAGAAATCAGTAGAAGACATGCCTCAAAAAGACTTGGACGAGCCTGAAATGGAAGTTTCAACACTGGACATGAAAAACCAGGGAGAGTCCGGAGATGCAGATTGTCAAAAAACAGATGTAAAAAATTTAGCTGCCAAACTGGAGATCACTACTGAGAAGACAGCAAACACCATTGCAGTGGAGGAGGTAGTGGAGGAAGTCGGAAATGAGATCGGGCCGGTTTCAACAGAGGTTGTCACAGTGTCATGA
- the LOC127410333 gene encoding A-kinase anchor protein 12-like isoform X2: MLGTITLTVGQTDAISQKEDNPETIEVHQEEVAPQVNGEKGDDSANADEITTTEEKVVEEKQEEANEVGFKKIFRFVGFKFTLKKDTNEKVEPVQLLTVKEAENGASDAATEENKEKPATKESKSEEEKSAETTENEKESMTEDATDKAEEPTDQPEVNAPAESEKSSDEMPEKSAEETGTTLEKEPEPEVPTESSTSPPSQETQSPFRRFFTQGIFSNLRKKTSFKKSKDEEQVKEESAEEDIKNAEVTAADAVESTEEAKVHAEKGPAETEQIEKPTETVETEADTAEITSNDTEEQKDLKIEAEATSVAETVTQTETAEAPVSETSDDAQPSDDAKPANDKSDVSEEVKTEAEILSSQEKAKAQGSPLKKLFTGAGLKKLSSKKQKSKKEAGSKQTESGEQAAEQIQQSTESTEPQKPDSGESSPDESAEHVVVEVTQAEVAQAVESEGEPATSDSEKKKDGILPWSSFKKLVTPKKRVKRPSESEDEAPGDKPKSSTLSSTESAVFDEKTDETKPSEDVPSESKEESQAESKDEPKAEKTEPVAEEPKRKIDTSVSWEALICVGSAKKRTRKTSDSDDEEPKIEEEVQQSGEEQAKTAESPLVSSGEADHENLASSPEPEEELVSTWESFKRLVTQRKKPKAEDKSDEASGPEQTTSDSEIPKEESSFSLRKLIPRRKKKSDGKQVSLDVGSAEDDSDTPAVVPLSEYDNETSAEVVVKAEEIKQEVAPVTQAQASAEDRSPSWISTTVENIEDETEGKQLCDIPEEGDTAATCKSTDNTIAEDIVKLTSEAVTALEQAETEMVSAIIHITASPVTSGETTPVSGDSVEKTDVVLQEDAETISVTTSAMDITMTETEEKNFDITTDVYQVESAIKEEKTVLVAYEKTEATAICTGLGTHEIQAVEEESLLKPSVESVTAVSQALVTGLVVEGKTEKPEMASVTEDKVHEAQVSEVQTELKEELQSPLENAVEEKPLQGVPAAEAAESKEDPIPVVTPTEEFAVVRETVCVISSTSESTDSQTAELAHEAAMEKVPLVLPTGDHKIQVKVNDVEVVTSQRFVEGNFEVTSTNVSVLVEEVCENLKEVEMIKVDQVREAEIIKKQSSVIVQEVIQHVVENLAEAHEEQSISEKASEEVSFKLEETLAASEIIEEKPSTEVVLDEKLPSDTIPEKPNTSDTLCEDGGEQTCIITQKPTVNEAILIAEKVPVSITAQSEEVATVSVTAVQQETELTKSEVELKQAEEKTVEDKEESNETTESEDGKSQVQIDLKKVPTEIQKDTTESSATQEEKCQSIDTSAHQHQVLAEQCQMVQEVQIEMARDLNVGVVNVINADDVPETNMKDDNSEGQKSVEDMPQKDLDEPEMEVSTLDMKNQGESGDADCQKTDVKNLAAKLEITTEKTANTIAVEEVVEEVGNEIGPVSTEVVTVS; the protein is encoded by the exons atgcttGGGACAATAACTCTAACAG TTGGCCAGACGGATGCCATCTCCCAAAAAGAAGACAACCCTGAAACAATTGAGGTGCATCAGGAAGAAGTAGCCCCTCAGGTTAATGGAGAGAAAGGAGACGACTCTGCAAATGCAGATGAAATTACAACCACAGAAGAGAAGGTAGTAGAGGAAAAACAAGAGGAGGCCAATGAGGTGGGCTTCAAGAAGATCTTCCGTTTTGTTGGATTCAAGTTCACACTGAAGAAGGATACGAATGAGAAGGTAGAGCCTGTGCAACTGCTGACAGTGAAGGAAGCAGAGAATGGTGCTTCAGATGCAGCCACtgaagaaaacaaagagaaaCCTGCAACAAAGGAATCCAAATCTGAGGAAGAGAAATCAGCAGAAACTACAGAGAATGAGAAAGAGTCCATGACTGAAGATGCAACTGATAAGGCAGAAGAACCAACAGACCAACCTGAAGTTAATGCCCCTGCAGAGTCTGAAAAAAGCAGTGATGAGATGCCAGAGAAATCTGCTGAGGAAACGGGGACAACATTGGAGAAGGAGCCAGAGCCAGAAGTGCCAACGGAATCATCCACTAGTCCACCCTCTCAAGAGACACAGAGTCCCTTTAGAAGATTTTTTACTCAGGGAATCTTTTCCAACCTGCGAAAGAAGACAAGCTTTAAGAAGTCAAAAGATGAGGAACAAGTCAAGGAAGAGTCAGCAGAGGAGGACATTAAGAATGCTGAGGTGACAGCAGCTGATGCTGTTGAGAGTACAGAAGAAGCTAAAGTACATGCAGAGAAAGGACCAGCTGAGACAGAGCAGATAGAGAAGCCAACTGAAACAGTTGAAACTGAAGCAGACACAGCTGAAATTACTTCCAATGACACAGAGGAGCAAAAAGATCTTAAAATAGAAGCTGAGGCTACAAGTGTGGCTGAAACTGTGACTCAAACTGAAACTGCTGAAGCTCCTGTTTCTGAAACTTCTGATGATGCCCAACCCAGTGATGATGCGAAACCAGCAAATGACAAGTCAGATGTTTCTGAAGAGGTGAAAACTGAAGCAGAAATCCTGTCATCTCAGGAGAAAGCCAAGGCTCAGGGAAGCCCACTTAAGAAGCTGTTTACAGGAGCAGGTCTAAAAAAGCTGTCATCAAAAAAACAGAAGAGCAAGAAAGAAGCTGGGTCAAAGCAAACAGAATCAGGTGAACAAGCTGCGGAACAGATCCAGCAATCCACTGAGTCAACAGAGCCCCAGAAACCTGACAGTGGAGAATCTTCTCCAGATGAATCTGCTGAGCATGTTGTAGTGGAGGTAACTCAAGCTGAGGTAGCTCAAGCTGTCGAGTCTGAGGGTGAGCCAGCCACTTCTGACAGTGAGAAGAAGAAGGATGGAATTTTACCTTGGTCATCTTTCAAAAAACTAGTCACTCCAAAAAAACGTGTCAAAAGGCCCTCTGAAAGCGAAGACGAGGCACCTGGTGACAAACCCAAATCTTCTACCCTGTCTTCAACTGAGAGTGCCGTCTTTGATGAGAAAACCGATGAGACTAAACCATCTGAAGATGTACCATCTGAGTCTAAAGAAGAATCACAGGCAGAATCTAAGGATGAGCCAAAAGCTGAGAAGACTGAACCAGTTGCAGAAGAGCCTAAAAGAAAAATTGATACATCTGTGTCCTGGGAAGCTCTGATTTGTGTGGGGTCAGCTAAAAAAAGGACCAGAAAGACTTCTGATTCTGATGACGAAGAACCTAAGATTGAGGAAGAAGTCCAGCAGTCTGGGGAAGAGCAGGCAAAGACTGCCGAGTCCCCTCTTGTAAGCTCTGGTGAAGCTGACCATGAGAATTTGGCATCCTCACCCGAACCAGAGGAAGAGCTTGTTTCGACTTGGGAGTCCTTTAAAAGGCTCGTAACCCAAAGAAAGAAACCCAAAGCTGAAGACAAGTCGGATGAAGCCTCAGGTCCAGAGCAGACAACTTCTGACAGTGAAATCCCCAAAGAAGAATCCTCGTTCTCTTTGAGGAAATTAATTCCACGCAGGAAGAAGAAGTCTGATGGTAAACAAGTCTCTTTGGATGTTGGCTCTGCAGAGGATGATTCTGACACTCCAGCTGTGGTGCCTCTGTCAGAATATGACAATGAAACATCTGCAGAAGTTGTAGTCAAGGCAGAGGAGATAAAGCAGGAAGTTGCACCAGTCACTCAGGCACAGGCCTCGGCTGAAGATAGATCACCATCTTGGATCTCAACCACTGTGGAAAATATCGAGGATGAGACAGAAGGAAAGCAACTGTGTGACATACCCGAAGAAGGAGACACAGCTGCCACATGTAAATCAACTGATAACACCATTGCAGAGGACATAGTTAAGCTTACATCAGAGGCTGTTACTGCCCTTGAACAGGCGGAGACAGAAATGGTTTCTGCCATTATACACATTACAGCATCACCAGTTACATCAGGGGAGACGACTCCTGTCTCAGGTGATAGTGTGGAGAAGACTGATGTGGTACTGCAGGAAGATGCGGAAACTATTTCTGTTACCACAAGTGCCATGGATATCACCATGACTGAGACAGAGGAAAAAAACTTTGATATTACCACTGATGTTTATCAGGTTGAGTCAGCCATCAAGGAAGAGAAAACAGTCTTGGTTGCATATGAGAAAACAGAGGCTACAGCCATTTGCACTGGGCTTGGCACTCATGAAATACAGGCAGTTGAAGAAGAAAGCCTCTTGAAACCTTCAGTAGAGTCTGTCACTGCTGTTAGCCAGGCACTAGTCACAGGGTTGGTTGTTGAAGGCAAAACAGAAAAGCCTGAAATGGCCAGTGTGACTGAGGATAAAGTCCATGAGGCTCAGGTGAGTGAAGTTCAGACAGAGCTCAAAGAAGAACTTCAATCGCCCTTAGAAAATGCTGTTGAGGAGAAACCCCTTCAAGGGGTGCCTGCTGCTGAAGCTGCCGAGTCCAAGGAAGATCCCATTCCTGTTGTAACACCCACTGAAGAATTTGCAGTCGTCAGAGAGACTGTCTGTGTTATAAGCTCAACATCAGAGTCTACAGATTCCCAGACAGCAGAGCTAGCACATGAAGCTGCTATGGAAAAAGTCCCCCTTGTTCTTCCCACTGGTGACCACAAAATCCAGGTTAAAGTGAATGATGTTGAGGTTGTCACTTCTCAAAGATTTGTTGAGGGAAACTTTGAAGTGACCTCAACAAATGTTAGTGTTCTGGTTGAGGAAGTTTGTGAGAATCTGAAAGAAGTTGAAATGATAAAGGTAGACCAAGTGAGAGAGGCAGAAATCATTAAAAAGCAGAGCAGTGTTATTGTGCAGGAGGTCATTCAACATGTTGTAGAGAACCTTGCTGAGGCACATGAGGAACAATCCATATCTGAGAAGGCTAGTGAGGAGGTAAGCTTTAAGCTTGAAGAGACCCTAGCAGCTTCTGAAATCATTGAGGAAAAACCTTCAACAGAAGTCGTTTTAGATGAAAAACTTCCATCAGACACAATCCCTGAGAAGCCAAATACATCTGACACTCTCTGCGAAGATGGTGGTGAACAAACTTGTATTATCACTCAAAAACCCACAGTCAATGAAGCCATTTTGATTGCGGAAAAAGTCCCAGTTTCCATCACAGCTCAGAGTGAGGAGGTTGCcacagtctctgtgacagctgtgcAGCAAGAAACAGAGCTAACAAAAAGTGAAGTCGAACTAAAGCAAGCAGAAGAGAAAACAGTAGAAGACAAAGAAGAGTCTAATGAGACCACAGAAAGTGAAGATGGAAAAAGTCAAGTTCAAATAGATCTCAAGAAAGTGCCAACAGAAATCCAAAAAGATACCACAGAGTCTTCAGCCACACAAGAGGAAAAGTGCCAGTCTATAGATACATCTGCACATCAACACCAGGTTTTGGCTGAGCAGTGTCAAATGGTCCAAGAGGTACAGATTGAGATGGCACGGGATTTAAATGTTGGTGTCGTAAACGTAATAAATGCAGATGATGTACCTGAGACAAACATGAAAGACGACAATTCAGAGGGTCAGAAATCAGTAGAAGACATGCCTCAAAAAGACTTGGACGAGCCTGAAATGGAAGTTTCAACACTGGACATGAAAAACCAGGGAGAGTCCGGAGATGCAGATTGTCAAAAAACAGATGTAAAAAATTTAGCTGCCAAACTGGAGATCACTACTGAGAAGACAGCAAACACCATTGCAGTGGAGGAGGTAGTGGAGGAAGTCGGAAATGAGATCGGGCCGGTTTCAACAGAGGTTGTCACAGTGTCATGA